A window of the Dyadobacter pollutisoli genome harbors these coding sequences:
- a CDS encoding beta-1,6-N-acetylglucosaminyltransferase has product MRIAHLILAHSQPRQLARLIKALEHPDAYCFLHIDRKEVLSDFQFLASKQRVFFVKERVKVGWGAYSIVQAMVNGFQAISDSGLEVDYINLLSGSDYPLKNPDEIHVFFQEHKGQNFMEYQLVMEEWTEAITRLTEYHLTDYSFPGKYFVQKWMNRLLPSRQMPEHPVPVGRSQWMSITLDAARYIIEYLRSHPGLVSFFRHTWAPDEIIFQTILYNSGFRDKMVNYNLRYIDWQNGKASPEILKESDLEKLLNSGALFARKFDMLNHPGILDQLDKKILSHT; this is encoded by the coding sequence ATGAGAATTGCCCATCTTATTTTGGCTCATTCCCAACCCAGGCAACTGGCAAGACTGATCAAGGCGCTGGAACATCCCGATGCGTATTGTTTTTTGCACATTGACCGGAAAGAGGTATTGAGTGATTTTCAGTTTCTTGCTTCCAAACAACGGGTATTTTTTGTCAAGGAGCGTGTAAAAGTGGGCTGGGGTGCATACAGTATTGTTCAAGCAATGGTCAACGGTTTTCAGGCTATTTCAGATTCCGGCTTGGAAGTTGATTATATCAATCTGTTGAGCGGTTCTGATTACCCACTGAAAAATCCGGATGAAATTCACGTTTTTTTTCAGGAGCATAAAGGACAAAACTTTATGGAATATCAGCTTGTCATGGAGGAATGGACGGAAGCTATTACCAGGCTAACCGAGTATCATTTGACGGATTATTCATTTCCAGGAAAGTATTTTGTGCAGAAATGGATGAACCGGTTACTGCCGTCTCGGCAAATGCCCGAGCATCCGGTACCCGTCGGGCGGTCGCAATGGATGAGTATCACACTGGATGCTGCCAGGTACATAATAGAATATCTACGGTCGCATCCCGGTCTCGTATCTTTCTTCCGGCATACATGGGCGCCTGATGAAATAATCTTTCAAACGATTCTGTATAACTCGGGTTTTCGGGACAAAATGGTAAATTACAACCTAAGGTATATTGATTGGCAGAACGGGAAAGCGAGCCCTGAAATATTAAAAGAAAGCGATCTGGAAAAACTGTTGAATTCCGGCGCTCTTTTTGCGAGAAAATTTGACATGTTAAACCATCCCGGGATACTTGATCAACTTGACAAAAAAATACTCAGCCACACTTAG
- a CDS encoding O-antigen ligase family protein: MEKDLQLFVPGENSSRSGFKNWLRQLFWVDKLSNVTGLVILLLISAGLGALIAYKGIFAVAIILILMIVPIVVYSIVVFPQFGMVVLLVLAYLLFFIMKIGIDFPMGTLMDGIQGLLILGFFIHQKRNPNWKIFSGPISTMILIWIVYNFVEVANPVTESRLAWVYTIRSVAIVMLTYFVFMYQIKTVKQIRFLLKMWIVLAVFAALYAFKQEFIGFSAAEEEWLYSDPNIQNLLFIAGHWRKFSIFSDPVAFSYNMVVSSVLCIALITFVKQIWKKILLALFVVLFFTAMLFSGTRGAYVLLPAAMVLFVILRFNRQVLIGTAIAGVGILFLILVPTSNSNIVRFQTAFKPNEDISFQARKNNQKRIQPYILSHPMGGGLGATGAWGQRFAPNSYLANFPPDSGYVRVAVELGWIGLGIFCFLMFFILREGINNYFTIRDKELKTYCMAMLLIVFAYNIGNYPQEALVQFPSNIYFYLVVAIINVTKIIDDKQEEKPTRLAATAQYP; the protein is encoded by the coding sequence GTGGAGAAAGATTTACAACTTTTTGTTCCCGGCGAAAACAGTTCCCGATCTGGTTTTAAAAACTGGCTCAGACAGCTCTTTTGGGTTGATAAGCTCAGCAATGTTACGGGGCTTGTCATCCTGCTTTTGATTTCGGCAGGATTGGGGGCACTCATCGCCTACAAGGGGATTTTTGCGGTTGCAATCATTCTGATACTTATGATCGTTCCAATCGTGGTGTATTCAATTGTGGTTTTCCCGCAATTTGGAATGGTCGTTCTGCTGGTGCTGGCGTATCTGCTCTTCTTTATTATGAAGATAGGGATCGATTTTCCCATGGGGACGCTCATGGACGGCATTCAGGGTTTACTGATCCTGGGCTTTTTTATTCATCAAAAACGCAATCCAAACTGGAAAATTTTCAGTGGACCGATTAGCACGATGATCCTGATCTGGATTGTTTATAATTTTGTAGAGGTGGCCAATCCGGTCACCGAGTCCCGGCTGGCCTGGGTTTATACGATACGGTCAGTGGCCATAGTGATGCTCACGTACTTCGTTTTCATGTACCAGATCAAAACGGTCAAACAGATCCGATTTTTGTTGAAAATGTGGATTGTTTTAGCTGTTTTTGCGGCTCTATATGCATTCAAGCAAGAGTTTATAGGGTTTTCCGCCGCGGAGGAAGAGTGGCTGTATTCAGATCCTAATATTCAGAACCTGCTCTTTATCGCAGGACATTGGAGAAAATTTTCCATATTCTCGGATCCGGTCGCTTTTTCATACAACATGGTGGTGAGCAGTGTTTTATGCATCGCCTTGATTACTTTCGTTAAACAGATCTGGAAAAAGATATTGCTGGCCCTTTTTGTGGTCTTATTCTTTACTGCAATGCTATTTTCAGGCACCAGGGGTGCGTATGTGCTCCTTCCTGCTGCAATGGTTTTGTTTGTCATTCTTCGGTTCAACCGTCAGGTACTGATCGGTACGGCCATTGCCGGGGTTGGAATACTCTTTCTGATTTTGGTACCTACCTCCAACTCCAATATTGTACGCTTTCAGACGGCCTTCAAACCCAACGAGGACATCTCATTTCAGGCCAGAAAAAATAACCAAAAACGCATTCAACCCTATATACTGTCACATCCAATGGGTGGAGGGCTCGGCGCGACGGGTGCCTGGGGGCAGCGCTTTGCTCCGAATTCTTACCTGGCCAATTTTCCTCCTGATAGTGGCTATGTCAGGGTAGCAGTGGAGCTGGGCTGGATTGGCCTGGGTATATTTTGTTTTCTGATGTTTTTCATTTTGCGGGAAGGGATCAATAACTACTTTACCATTCGCGACAAGGAACTAAAGACCTACTGTATGGCCATGCTTCTGATTGTATTCGCTTATAACATCGGTAATTACCCACAAGAAGCTTTGGTGCAGTTTCCTTCCAATATTTACTTTTATCTGGTCGTTGCCATCATCAATGTCACCAAAATTATTGATGACAAGCAAGAGGAGAAGCCGACCAGGCTGGCGGCCACTGCACAATATCCGTAA